In Gossypium arboreum isolate Shixiya-1 chromosome 5, ASM2569848v2, whole genome shotgun sequence, a single genomic region encodes these proteins:
- the LOC108452517 gene encoding transcription factor MYB36-like: protein MGRAPCCDKANVKKGPWSPEEDTKLKAYIEQHGTGGNWIALPHKIGLKRCGKSCRLRWLNYLRPNIKHGGFSEEEDKIICSLYISIGSRWSIIAAQLPGRTDNDIKNYWNTRLKKKLLGKQRKEHQSRRGNSLKQDMKRSSSSVGDSMVPADNLNQIPYWPELPVLAAAAAPIPHSSQEHRIDSQASMRRLLIKLGGRFSEDDHVVNDGTTLHQFPNDLSTTDQDLYEQTVYVPSSSSSSPMDALSLSNNIGSQFVNSQFAIDGGNLPMLQGQSTTFSSELQEMGYSNNPQRLDGMEFLYGEDMVDNRGVNPCESIGWGDTSSLVGPPCASEYGVMQQGMLQEYGFSEMRYPGGAQ, encoded by the exons atggggAGAGCTCCTTGCTGTGACAAAGCTAACGTCAAGAAAGGCCCATGGTCACCTGAAGAAGACACCAAGCTCAAGGCATACATCGAGCAGCATGGCACTGGCGGAAACTGGATCGCTTTGCCTCACAAAATTG GCCTTAAGAGATGTGGGAAGAGCTGCCGCCTCAGATGGTTAAACTATCTCCGCCCAAATATTAAGCATGGAGGATTCTCCGAAGAAGAAGATAAAATTATTTGCAGCCTCTATATCAGTATTGGGAGCAG GTGGTCTATTATTGCTGCACAATTACCGGGGAGGACTGATAACGATATAAAGAACTATTGGAACACAAGGCTTAAGAAGAAGCTTCTGGGCAAGCAACGCAAAGAGCATCAGTCTCGAAGAGGCAACAGCCTAAAGCAAGATATGAAGAGATCATCATCTAGTGTGGGGGATTCCATGGTTCCTGCAGATAACCTCAATCAAATCCCTTACTGGCCAGAGCTGCCTGTGCTGGCTGCGGCGGCGGCTCCCATACCGCACTCAAGTCAAGAACATCGCATTGACAGCCAAGCCTCGATGAGAAGATTACTAATCAAGCTTGGGGGAAGATTTTCTGAGGATGATCATGTGGTTAATGATGGGACAACTCTTCATCAGTTTCCTAATGATTTATCCACCACTGATCAGGATCTTTACGAGCAGACTGTCTATgtgccctcttcttcttcttcttctcccatGGATGCCTTGAGCTTAAGCAATAACATTGGTTCTCAGTTTGTGAACTCTCAGTTCGCCATAGATGGAGGAAATCTGCCCATGCTGCAAGGACAAAGCACTACTTTTTCATCAGAGCTCCAGGAAATGGGATATAGCAACAACCCACAGAGATTAGATGGAATGGAGTTCTTATATGGGGAAGACATGGTCGATAATAGAGGTGTGAATCCTTGTGAAAGCATTGGCTGGGGTGACACAAGCTCTCTGGTTGGCCCTCCTTGTGCTTCGGAATATGGAGTCATGCAACAAGGAATGCTTCAAGAATATGGTTTTAGTGAGATGAGGTACCCAGGAGGAGCGCAATAG
- the LOC108450202 gene encoding branched-chain-amino-acid aminotransferase 2, chloroplastic-like isoform X1: MVQGSSYICSLVQSLRSASFPSKLANYRGYTSRAASNSLHHPSTYSDDEYADVDWDKLGFGLTPTDYMYVMRCSKDDNFKEGRLSRFANIEISPSAGVLNYGQGIYEGTKANRTEDGRILLFRPDQNATRMMHGAERLCMPSPSIQQFVDAVKETVFANKRWIPPPGKGSLYVRPLLVGTGPILGLAPAPEYTFLVYASPVRNYFKDGTAPLNLYIDEEFVRASPGGAGGVKTITNYAPVLKAISRAKDRGFSDVLYLDAVNRKYLEEVSSCNIFIVKGNRISTPAISGTILQGITRKSILEIARDHGYQVEERAIPVDDLGDADEVFCTGTAVGVAPVGSITHRNRRIEFKTEGSLICKELYSTLVGLQTGRIEDKKGWTVEIH; encoded by the exons ATGGTTCAAGGGAGTTCTTACATATGCAGCCTGGTTCAATCCTTACGGTCTGCTTCTTTTCCATCCAAG CTTGCAAATTACCGCGGCTACACATCTCGGGCCGCTTCTAATTCTCTCCATCACCCATCTACTTACAG TGACGATGAGTACGCGGATGTGGATTGGGATAAACTTGGATTTGGTTTGACACCTACTGATTACATGTACGTTATGAGATGTTCCAAAGACGATAATTTTAAAGAAGGACGACTTAGTCGCTTCGCCAATATCGAAATAAGCCCTTCCGCAGGAGTCTTAAATTATGGCCAG GGCATATATGAAGGAACGAAAGCAAACAGGACAGAAGATGGACGGATTCTTCTATTCCGTCCAGACCAAAATGCTACTCGAATGATGCATGGGGCTGAAAGATTGTGCATGCCTTCACCTTCCATTCAACAGTTTGTCGATGCAGTGAAAGAAACTGTGTTTGCTAACAAGCGTTgg ATTCCTCCTCCAGGAAAAGGGTCATTGTATGTTAGGCCTCTTCTTGTGGGAACAGGTCCTATTTTAGGTTTGGCACCTGCCCCCGAGTATACATTCCTCGTTTATGCTTCTCCTGTCCGTAACTATTTCAAG GACGGTACTGCGCCTCTGAACTTATATATTGATGAAGAATTTGTTCGGGCTTCTCCTGGAGGAGCAGGAGGTGTCAAGACAATCACGAACTATGCTCCA GTTCTAAAAGCAATATCCAGAGCAAAAGACAGAGGATTTTCCGATGTCCTATACCTTGATGCCGTGAATAGGAAATATCTGGAGGAGGTCTCATCTTGTAATATTTTTATTGTGAAG GGAAATCGTATCTCAACTCCTGCTATAAGTGGAACTATCCTTCAAGGGATAACTCGAAAAAGCATCCTTGAGATTGCTAGGGATCATGGTTACCAG GTTGAAGAACGGGCAATTCCAGTGGATGACCTGGGTGATGCTGATGAAGTATTTTGCACTGGAACTGCTGTTGGAGTTGCTCCTGTAGGTAGCATTACACATCGGAACAGAAG AATTGAATTCAAAACAGAGGGCAGCTTGATCTGCAAAGAACTGTACTCAACTCTGGTGGGACTGCAAACTGGTCGCATTGAGGATAAGAAAGGATGGACGGTGGAGATCCATTAA
- the LOC108450202 gene encoding branched-chain-amino-acid aminotransferase 2, chloroplastic-like isoform X2, with the protein MYVMRCSKDDNFKEGRLSRFANIEISPSAGVLNYGQGIYEGTKANRTEDGRILLFRPDQNATRMMHGAERLCMPSPSIQQFVDAVKETVFANKRWIPPPGKGSLYVRPLLVGTGPILGLAPAPEYTFLVYASPVRNYFKDGTAPLNLYIDEEFVRASPGGAGGVKTITNYAPVLKAISRAKDRGFSDVLYLDAVNRKYLEEVSSCNIFIVKGNRISTPAISGTILQGITRKSILEIARDHGYQVEERAIPVDDLGDADEVFCTGTAVGVAPVGSITHRNRRIEFKTEGSLICKELYSTLVGLQTGRIEDKKGWTVEIH; encoded by the exons ATGTACGTTATGAGATGTTCCAAAGACGATAATTTTAAAGAAGGACGACTTAGTCGCTTCGCCAATATCGAAATAAGCCCTTCCGCAGGAGTCTTAAATTATGGCCAG GGCATATATGAAGGAACGAAAGCAAACAGGACAGAAGATGGACGGATTCTTCTATTCCGTCCAGACCAAAATGCTACTCGAATGATGCATGGGGCTGAAAGATTGTGCATGCCTTCACCTTCCATTCAACAGTTTGTCGATGCAGTGAAAGAAACTGTGTTTGCTAACAAGCGTTgg ATTCCTCCTCCAGGAAAAGGGTCATTGTATGTTAGGCCTCTTCTTGTGGGAACAGGTCCTATTTTAGGTTTGGCACCTGCCCCCGAGTATACATTCCTCGTTTATGCTTCTCCTGTCCGTAACTATTTCAAG GACGGTACTGCGCCTCTGAACTTATATATTGATGAAGAATTTGTTCGGGCTTCTCCTGGAGGAGCAGGAGGTGTCAAGACAATCACGAACTATGCTCCA GTTCTAAAAGCAATATCCAGAGCAAAAGACAGAGGATTTTCCGATGTCCTATACCTTGATGCCGTGAATAGGAAATATCTGGAGGAGGTCTCATCTTGTAATATTTTTATTGTGAAG GGAAATCGTATCTCAACTCCTGCTATAAGTGGAACTATCCTTCAAGGGATAACTCGAAAAAGCATCCTTGAGATTGCTAGGGATCATGGTTACCAG GTTGAAGAACGGGCAATTCCAGTGGATGACCTGGGTGATGCTGATGAAGTATTTTGCACTGGAACTGCTGTTGGAGTTGCTCCTGTAGGTAGCATTACACATCGGAACAGAAG AATTGAATTCAAAACAGAGGGCAGCTTGATCTGCAAAGAACTGTACTCAACTCTGGTGGGACTGCAAACTGGTCGCATTGAGGATAAGAAAGGATGGACGGTGGAGATCCATTAA